The following proteins are encoded in a genomic region of Nycticebus coucang isolate mNycCou1 chromosome 17, mNycCou1.pri, whole genome shotgun sequence:
- the ZNF354C gene encoding zinc finger protein 354C isoform X1: protein MNPSKSAWAHTTCRFWCFLNLLGIKESVTFRDVAVLFSQDEWLHLDSAQRTLYREVMLENYNNLASLGIPFSMPKVICQLQQGEDPCTVEGEVPSDSCIGFKTWPEIEGLPPRHDMFMEETSWGIIKKESTKYSHGVINFGEAVESESNIEQEQERKPLRERVASLEKTISGDGNHTSLELGESLFTNTILVTQQNVPIESVPRMNYTFGEDFKQTFNLRRCLQIYPGEKPYICSECGKSFNQSLYLIEHQRIHTGEKPYKCNECEKTFNHRSSLLSHQRIHTGEKPYKCNECEKAFSNSSTLIKHLRVHTGEKPYRCKECGKAFSQCSTLTVHQRIHTGEKLYKCSECEKAFNCRAKLHRHQRIHTGEKPYKCNECGKGYSQFTSLAEHQKLHTGEQLCKCLECGRTFTRIATLIEHQRIHTGQKPYQCNECKKTFNQYSSFNEHRKIHTGEKLYTCEECGKAFGCKSNLYRHQRIHTGEKPYQCNQCGKAFSQYSFLTEHERIHTGEKLYKCMECGKAYSYRSNLCRHKKVHYKEKLFTWKEYGKPFVNSSSLTPYQRFLRGDKP, encoded by the exons ATGAACCCCTCGAAGTCTGCCTGGGCACACACCACATGCAGATTTTGGTGCTTTCTCAACCTTCTTGGTATAAAG GAGTCTGTGACATTCAGGGATGTGGCTGTGCTCTTTAGCCAGGATGAGTGGTTGCACCTGGACTCTGCCCAGAGAACCTTGTACCGAGAAGTGATGCTGGAGAACTACAACAACCTGGCCTCACTGG GGATTCCATTTTCAATGCCAAAGGTGATCTGCCAGTTGCAACAAGGAGAGGATCCCTGCACTGTGGAAGGAGAAGTCCCTTCAGACTCCTGCATAG GTTTCAAGACCTGGCCTGAAATAGAAGGATTGCCTCCCAGACATGACATGTTTATGGAAGAAACCTCTTGgggaataataaagaaagaatcaACTAAGTATAGTCATGGGGTCATCAACTTTGGAGAAGCTGTGGAATCTGAGAGCAATATAGAACAGGAACAAGAGAGGAAACCTCTTAGGGAAAGGGTAGCCTCACTTGAGAAAACCATCAGTGGAGATGGAAACCATACAAGTCTTGAATTGGGGGAAAGCTTATTTACAAATACAATTCTTGTTACGCAACAAAATGTTCCTATAGAAAGTGTACCCCGTATGAATTATACTTTTGGGGAAGATTTTAAACAGACTTTTAATCTAAGAAGATGCCTCCAGATTTACCCAGGAGAAAAACCTTATATCTGTAGTGAATGTGGGAAAAGCTTCAACCAGAGTCTTTATCTTAttgaacatcagagaattcatactggtgagaaaccctacaaatgtaatgAGTGTGAGAAGACCTTCAACCATAGATCATCCCTTCTTTCTCATcaaagaattcacactggagagaaaccttacaaatgtaatgagtgTGAAAAAGCATTTAGCAACAGTTCAACCCTTATCAAACATCTCAGAGtacacactggagagaagccctatcGGTGtaaggaatgtggcaaagccttcagCCAGTGTTCCACCCTGACtgtacatcagagaattcatactggagagaaactctaTAAATGTAGTGAATGTGAGAAGGCCTTCAATTGTAGAGCAAAACTTCACAGACATCAAAGAATCCATACAggtgagaaaccctataaatgtaatgAGTGTGGGAAAGGTTACAGCCAGTTTACATCTCTAGCTGAACATCAGAAACTTCATACTGGAGAACAATTGTGTAAATGCTTGGAATGTGGGAGAACCTTCACACGCATTGCAACCCTTAttgaacatcagagaattcatactggacaAAAACCCTATCAATGTAATGAATGTAAGAAAACCTTCAACCAGTATTCATCTTTTAATGAACATCGGAAAATTCATACTGGGGAAAAACTTTATAcatgtgaagaatgtgggaaagcctttggTTGCAAATCCAACCTTTATaggcatcagagaattcatactggagagaaaccctatcaGTGTAATcaatgtggaaaagctttcagccaGTATTCATTCCTCACTGAACATGAGCGaatccacactggagagaaactctaTAAATGTATGGAATGTGGAAAAGCCTATAGTTATAGATCAAACCTCTGTAGACATAAAAAAGTTCACTATAAAGAAAAGCTGTTTACATGGAAGGAATATGGGAAACCTTTTGTGAACAGCTCCTCCCTTACTCCATATCAGAGATTTCTTAGAGGAGATAAGCCCTAG
- the ZNF354C gene encoding zinc finger protein 354C isoform X2: protein MAVDLSTQMTESVTFRDVAVLFSQDEWLHLDSAQRTLYREVMLENYNNLASLGIPFSMPKVICQLQQGEDPCTVEGEVPSDSCIGFKTWPEIEGLPPRHDMFMEETSWGIIKKESTKYSHGVINFGEAVESESNIEQEQERKPLRERVASLEKTISGDGNHTSLELGESLFTNTILVTQQNVPIESVPRMNYTFGEDFKQTFNLRRCLQIYPGEKPYICSECGKSFNQSLYLIEHQRIHTGEKPYKCNECEKTFNHRSSLLSHQRIHTGEKPYKCNECEKAFSNSSTLIKHLRVHTGEKPYRCKECGKAFSQCSTLTVHQRIHTGEKLYKCSECEKAFNCRAKLHRHQRIHTGEKPYKCNECGKGYSQFTSLAEHQKLHTGEQLCKCLECGRTFTRIATLIEHQRIHTGQKPYQCNECKKTFNQYSSFNEHRKIHTGEKLYTCEECGKAFGCKSNLYRHQRIHTGEKPYQCNQCGKAFSQYSFLTEHERIHTGEKLYKCMECGKAYSYRSNLCRHKKVHYKEKLFTWKEYGKPFVNSSSLTPYQRFLRGDKP, encoded by the exons ATGGCAGTGGATTTGTCTACTCAGATGACA GAGTCTGTGACATTCAGGGATGTGGCTGTGCTCTTTAGCCAGGATGAGTGGTTGCACCTGGACTCTGCCCAGAGAACCTTGTACCGAGAAGTGATGCTGGAGAACTACAACAACCTGGCCTCACTGG GGATTCCATTTTCAATGCCAAAGGTGATCTGCCAGTTGCAACAAGGAGAGGATCCCTGCACTGTGGAAGGAGAAGTCCCTTCAGACTCCTGCATAG GTTTCAAGACCTGGCCTGAAATAGAAGGATTGCCTCCCAGACATGACATGTTTATGGAAGAAACCTCTTGgggaataataaagaaagaatcaACTAAGTATAGTCATGGGGTCATCAACTTTGGAGAAGCTGTGGAATCTGAGAGCAATATAGAACAGGAACAAGAGAGGAAACCTCTTAGGGAAAGGGTAGCCTCACTTGAGAAAACCATCAGTGGAGATGGAAACCATACAAGTCTTGAATTGGGGGAAAGCTTATTTACAAATACAATTCTTGTTACGCAACAAAATGTTCCTATAGAAAGTGTACCCCGTATGAATTATACTTTTGGGGAAGATTTTAAACAGACTTTTAATCTAAGAAGATGCCTCCAGATTTACCCAGGAGAAAAACCTTATATCTGTAGTGAATGTGGGAAAAGCTTCAACCAGAGTCTTTATCTTAttgaacatcagagaattcatactggtgagaaaccctacaaatgtaatgAGTGTGAGAAGACCTTCAACCATAGATCATCCCTTCTTTCTCATcaaagaattcacactggagagaaaccttacaaatgtaatgagtgTGAAAAAGCATTTAGCAACAGTTCAACCCTTATCAAACATCTCAGAGtacacactggagagaagccctatcGGTGtaaggaatgtggcaaagccttcagCCAGTGTTCCACCCTGACtgtacatcagagaattcatactggagagaaactctaTAAATGTAGTGAATGTGAGAAGGCCTTCAATTGTAGAGCAAAACTTCACAGACATCAAAGAATCCATACAggtgagaaaccctataaatgtaatgAGTGTGGGAAAGGTTACAGCCAGTTTACATCTCTAGCTGAACATCAGAAACTTCATACTGGAGAACAATTGTGTAAATGCTTGGAATGTGGGAGAACCTTCACACGCATTGCAACCCTTAttgaacatcagagaattcatactggacaAAAACCCTATCAATGTAATGAATGTAAGAAAACCTTCAACCAGTATTCATCTTTTAATGAACATCGGAAAATTCATACTGGGGAAAAACTTTATAcatgtgaagaatgtgggaaagcctttggTTGCAAATCCAACCTTTATaggcatcagagaattcatactggagagaaaccctatcaGTGTAATcaatgtggaaaagctttcagccaGTATTCATTCCTCACTGAACATGAGCGaatccacactggagagaaactctaTAAATGTATGGAATGTGGAAAAGCCTATAGTTATAGATCAAACCTCTGTAGACATAAAAAAGTTCACTATAAAGAAAAGCTGTTTACATGGAAGGAATATGGGAAACCTTTTGTGAACAGCTCCTCCCTTACTCCATATCAGAGATTTCTTAGAGGAGATAAGCCCTAG